In bacterium, a single genomic region encodes these proteins:
- the serA gene encoding phosphoglycerate dehydrogenase has translation MKILISDEMSSACVEKLQTNFEVDYKTGLTQEQLLAIVPQYSAWVVRSSTKVTAKLIEAGTSLKIIGRAGAGVDNIDVEAATQRGIVVMNTPGGNTISTAEHTIAMIMALSRNIPQADQSVKKGEWKKSKFTGTELFEKTLGVLGVGKVGREVAIRMKSFGMNVIGYDPIFSNEEAERIGIRLVSLNELFASSDYITIHTPLNKATENLINHDTLKQCKDGVKIVNCARGGIIDETALQEALTSGKVSGAALDVFAAEPPGDHPLFKLPNVITTPHLGASTEEAQEKVAIQIAEQLISALNGKTITGAVNLMPIDQDVFSKSAAYLRLTSRMGHFASQWINSPISKINVHYFGDVLHHPTNLLTQTLIAGLFKTMIEQVNIVNAPAIARKQGIDISETRSTEHQDFTHLITLEIVTNDRSQFLWGTLYGKNDPRIVGINGYIFDAHLDGAMLVLSNEDKPGMIGRLGTILGNHGINIAQMSLGRKGAGGKAMTILNVDDACADNVIRELEKQGFTDIRFIQITNEFEPYRFRVSE, from the coding sequence ATGAAAATTTTAATCAGCGACGAAATGTCTTCGGCTTGCGTCGAAAAACTTCAAACAAACTTTGAGGTTGATTACAAAACCGGATTAACTCAAGAACAATTATTGGCCATTGTTCCGCAATATTCAGCATGGGTCGTTCGGAGTTCAACCAAAGTGACCGCTAAACTTATCGAAGCCGGAACGTCTCTTAAAATCATCGGCCGTGCCGGTGCCGGCGTCGATAATATCGACGTCGAAGCCGCTACTCAGCGCGGAATTGTCGTAATGAACACACCCGGCGGCAATACTATTTCAACAGCCGAACACACGATCGCAATGATCATGGCGTTGTCGCGGAATATTCCGCAAGCCGATCAAAGCGTGAAAAAAGGCGAATGGAAAAAATCAAAATTTACCGGAACTGAATTATTTGAAAAAACGCTGGGCGTGCTGGGCGTCGGCAAAGTAGGGCGCGAAGTGGCGATCCGCATGAAGTCATTTGGTATGAATGTGATCGGTTACGATCCGATTTTTTCAAATGAAGAAGCCGAGAGAATTGGAATTCGTTTAGTTTCTTTAAATGAACTCTTTGCTTCGTCAGACTACATTACTATTCACACGCCGTTGAATAAAGCTACTGAAAATCTGATCAATCACGATACTTTAAAGCAGTGCAAAGACGGCGTTAAAATCGTTAATTGTGCGCGGGGAGGAATTATAGACGAGACGGCTTTACAGGAAGCCTTGACATCCGGTAAAGTTTCAGGAGCAGCTTTGGACGTTTTTGCCGCTGAGCCGCCCGGCGATCATCCGCTGTTTAAATTGCCTAATGTCATTACAACGCCGCATCTTGGGGCTTCGACTGAAGAAGCACAGGAGAAAGTCGCTATTCAAATTGCCGAACAATTAATCAGCGCTCTTAACGGCAAAACCATTACCGGCGCGGTCAATTTGATGCCGATCGATCAGGATGTATTTTCCAAAAGCGCCGCGTATCTCCGGTTAACCAGCCGTATGGGACATTTTGCTTCGCAATGGATCAACAGTCCGATAAGCAAGATCAACGTTCATTATTTTGGCGATGTATTGCATCATCCAACGAATCTGCTGACGCAAACACTGATTGCCGGACTTTTCAAAACGATGATCGAGCAAGTCAATATTGTCAATGCACCGGCGATTGCCAGAAAACAGGGCATTGATATTTCAGAAACACGTAGTACGGAGCATCAGGATTTTACTCATTTGATAACGCTTGAGATAGTGACTAATGACCGGTCCCAGTTTTTATGGGGAACATTATACGGAAAGAATGATCCTCGTATTGTAGGTATCAATGGCTACATTTTTGATGCACACCTCGATGGCGCGATGTTGGTTTTATCTAATGAAGATAAACCGGGTATGATCGGACGACTTGGCACCATTCTTGGAAATCATGGAATTAATATAGCCCAAATGTCGCTTGGGAGAAAAGGAGCGGGAGGCAAAGCCATGACCATCCTTAATGTTGACGATGCATGCGCCGATAATGTTATCCGTGAACTGGAAAAGCAAGGATTCACAGACATTCGGTTTATCCAAATAACAAATGAATTTGAACCGTATCGTTTCAGAGTTTCAGAATAA
- a CDS encoding EVE domain-containing protein, producing the protein MNYWILKTEPSTYSIDDLIRDKKTVWDGVKNPYALHNIRSMQKGDQLMIYHTGDEKCIVGLAEAVSTAYPDPKHADLSVIEIQAIKKFAKTVTLKEIKADSQFKDLKLVRQPRLSVGPVPEAIWKVLLKKLE; encoded by the coding sequence ATGAATTACTGGATATTAAAAACCGAGCCATCGACCTATTCTATTGATGACCTCATTCGTGACAAAAAAACTGTATGGGATGGCGTTAAAAATCCGTATGCGTTGCACAATATTCGGAGCATGCAAAAAGGAGATCAACTGATGATCTATCATACCGGAGACGAGAAATGTATTGTAGGTTTGGCAGAAGCCGTTTCTACGGCCTATCCGGATCCCAAACATGCTGATTTATCCGTAATTGAGATCCAAGCGATAAAGAAATTTGCTAAAACGGTGACATTAAAAGAGATCAAGGCCGATAGTCAATTTAAAGATCTGAAGCTTGTGAGGCAGCCACGGCTATCGGTAGGCCCAGTTCCGGAAGCTATTTGGAAGGTTTTACTGAAAAAATTGGAATAG
- a CDS encoding phosphoribosylaminoimidazolesuccinocarboxamide synthase — MVIPTTNLKEFKLFRRGKVRDVYEVDDKLLIVATDRISAFDVIMPNPVPQKGEILTQISLYWFGQTKDIVPNHLITSDVEQYPSVCKPYSQILSQRSMLVHKTNPLPVECIVRGYISGSGWKEYQKNSTICGIPLGKGLMESEKLSEPIFTPSTKAESGHDHNISFEKIKHLIGQETAEKVREMALKIYVRAQSIAEKKGIIIADTKMEFGIKDGEIILIDELLTPDSSRFWPAALYKPGGSQPSFDKQFLRDYLIAIRWDNNSPAPQLPDEIIIKTKEKYTEALRLLTQ, encoded by the coding sequence ATGGTAATTCCAACAACGAACTTGAAAGAGTTCAAACTTTTTCGCCGAGGCAAGGTGCGGGATGTTTATGAAGTTGACGATAAACTTCTCATTGTCGCAACCGATAGGATTTCTGCTTTTGACGTGATCATGCCGAATCCTGTTCCCCAGAAAGGCGAAATTCTGACTCAGATATCATTATATTGGTTCGGCCAAACCAAAGATATCGTGCCTAATCATCTGATAACTTCAGATGTCGAACAATATCCATCTGTATGTAAACCCTATTCGCAAATTTTGTCTCAGCGAAGTATGTTAGTTCACAAAACCAATCCACTTCCGGTTGAATGTATTGTTCGCGGCTACATTTCAGGCTCCGGCTGGAAAGAATATCAAAAAAATTCTACGATTTGTGGAATTCCTCTGGGCAAAGGCTTAATGGAATCAGAAAAGCTGTCGGAACCGATTTTTACGCCATCAACAAAGGCGGAAAGTGGTCACGATCATAATATTTCGTTTGAAAAGATAAAGCATTTGATTGGTCAGGAAACGGCTGAAAAAGTACGTGAGATGGCTTTAAAGATTTACGTCAGAGCGCAATCCATTGCCGAGAAAAAGGGAATTATCATTGCCGACACAAAAATGGAATTCGGAATTAAAGATGGCGAAATTATTTTAATCGATGAACTGCTTACGCCTGACTCATCCCGGTTCTGGCCGGCAGCTTTGTATAAGCCCGGAGGAAGTCAGCCGAGCTTTGATAAACAATTTTTGAGAGATTATCTGATCGCTATTCGTTGGGATAATAATTCACCGGCGCCTCAATTACCCGACGAAATTATTATCAAAACTAAAGAGAAATATACAGAAGCTCTTCGTTTATTAACGCAATAA
- a CDS encoding carbohydrate ABC transporter permease codes for MTKAGKIFRIAALTLTVGASLFPLIWMLGQSLKGYTQGWSFQSYVDVWNSGLFGRYFFNSVLVALCVTCGNLLFCSLTGYFFARQKFPYKNLIFASVLLTLIIPAQIVMVPMYVMMHAWGWLDSYWALIVPWLVNPFGIFLMKQYFESLPVSIEESAKLDGANDWSILFKIVMPIAKPALAVLGIYIFVNNWNQFLFPFLFVDSDTMRTLPVGLAFYSGYQDIDIRHLMAGASIASIPMILVFLIFQRQIIAGLVAGSIKE; via the coding sequence GTGACAAAGGCAGGTAAAATATTTCGTATTGCAGCGTTGACGCTAACGGTTGGCGCTTCTTTATTTCCATTGATCTGGATGCTCGGACAATCGTTGAAAGGCTACACTCAAGGATGGTCTTTTCAAAGTTACGTTGATGTGTGGAATTCTGGCCTTTTTGGGCGATATTTTTTTAACAGCGTTTTAGTCGCATTGTGTGTCACGTGCGGCAATTTGCTTTTCTGTTCATTGACAGGTTATTTTTTTGCACGGCAAAAATTTCCTTATAAAAACCTGATTTTTGCCAGCGTGCTATTGACGCTGATCATCCCGGCGCAAATTGTAATGGTTCCGATGTATGTGATGATGCATGCGTGGGGATGGCTAGATTCTTATTGGGCTTTGATTGTTCCATGGTTAGTCAATCCTTTTGGGATATTTTTGATGAAACAATACTTTGAAAGTTTGCCGGTGAGTATTGAGGAATCGGCAAAATTAGATGGCGCCAACGACTGGTCAATCCTGTTTAAAATTGTCATGCCCATTGCCAAACCGGCCCTCGCTGTGCTCGGAATTTATATTTTTGTAAATAACTGGAATCAATTTTTATTTCCATTTTTGTTTGTTGATTCCGATACAATGAGGACGTTACCGGTCGGCTTGGCATTTTACAGCGGTTATCAGGATATTGATATCCGTCATCTCATGGCCGGCGCATCCATCGCCTCGATTCCAATGATCTTGGTGTTCTTGATTTTTCAGCGACAAATAATTGCCGGATTGGTTGCAGGTTCGATTAAGGAGTAA
- the secA gene encoding preprotein translocase subunit SecA: MINLLLKTIFGDKHVRDIKKILPLVEEINRYDAEFEKLSDDELKQKTAEFKKKIKDNTVEEAAEVEKVRETIRSNADPNKAKDLIDSLKAAEKHLTDVERAVLDDILPEAFACVKQAMKRLKGQSWDVCGRQITWDMVPYDVQLIGGIVLHQGKISEMATGEGKTLVAVAPIYLNALTGRGVHLVTVNDYLALRDKEWMGRVYEYMGLTIGVILNDMNPQQRRVAYGCDITYGTNNEFGFDYLRDNMATSPDDVVQVRGHYYAIVDEVDSVLIDEARTPLIISGAVDAPTNQKYEEMNGAVKKLVDLQTRLVNQLVADGEKLAEAGDEKEAGKKFLMAMRGAPKNKRLMKAMKEEGIAALIQGTENEYLRDKKMHEIDEELYFAIDEKNHSIDLTEKGRNTLSPSNPETFVIPDLSDEIIKIDTNSGLSDHEKVIKKDELGKLYSERSDRIHSMEKLLTAYSLYEKDVEYVVQDGKVQIVDEFTGRILSGRRYSDGLHQAIEAKEGVKVERDTQTLATITLQNYFRLYSKLAGMTGTAVTESTEFWEIYKLDVTVIPTNRKIVRGDHEDQIYRTKREKYNAVVDLVSQNCKDGKPTLVGTTSVDVSETLSRMLTRKGVKHEVLNAKQNQREAEIVANAGRKFAVTIATNMAGRGTDIKLGDGIKELGGLQIIGTERHESRRIDLQLRGRSGRQGDPGASVFFISLEDDLMRLFGSERIARVMDRLGAEEGEVISHRWITKAVERAQKKVEMRNFSIRKRLLEYDNVMNQQREIIYSRRRRALMNENIKTEFLEIMDEFIELLFDKFTNKQQHPEDWDLDGLQEFLLRTCGIQISKEDFYSIRLEQFSEKLRSILDGRYETREQVWTSENMRRIERIAILKTIDERWKEHLREMEEFKEGIHLRGYGQKDPLIEYKTEGFDMFMQLLDRITTEAVEFVFRAEPVQEMEQQMIKRARAMKTVHASSDGMGYSGGGEQAQEQKAPSHTPVKAEQKVGRNDPCPCGSGKKYKHCHGR; the protein is encoded by the coding sequence ATGATCAATTTATTATTAAAAACGATTTTCGGAGACAAACATGTCCGCGATATTAAAAAGATATTGCCGCTCGTTGAAGAAATAAATCGTTATGACGCCGAATTTGAAAAGTTAAGCGATGACGAGTTAAAACAAAAAACGGCTGAGTTCAAAAAGAAAATCAAAGATAATACCGTAGAAGAAGCCGCCGAAGTAGAAAAAGTGCGTGAAACTATTCGGTCAAACGCCGACCCCAATAAAGCCAAAGACCTGATTGATTCGCTTAAGGCTGCAGAAAAACATTTAACGGATGTTGAGAGAGCTGTGCTGGACGATATTTTACCTGAAGCATTTGCATGCGTAAAACAGGCGATGAAACGTTTGAAAGGGCAGTCATGGGATGTATGTGGGCGTCAAATCACCTGGGACATGGTTCCGTATGACGTTCAGTTGATAGGCGGAATCGTATTGCATCAGGGTAAGATTTCAGAAATGGCAACCGGCGAAGGTAAAACGCTGGTGGCTGTTGCTCCCATTTATCTGAATGCTCTTACGGGTCGCGGTGTACATCTTGTGACGGTCAATGATTACCTGGCGCTTCGCGATAAAGAATGGATGGGACGCGTGTACGAGTATATGGGACTGACTATTGGCGTCATTCTGAATGATATGAATCCGCAACAGCGCAGGGTCGCTTATGGCTGCGATATTACGTACGGAACCAATAACGAATTCGGTTTTGATTATTTACGCGATAACATGGCGACATCACCGGATGATGTTGTTCAGGTCCGAGGACATTATTATGCCATTGTGGACGAAGTAGACTCCGTACTTATCGATGAAGCTCGTACTCCTTTGATCATCAGCGGCGCCGTCGATGCGCCAACCAATCAAAAATATGAGGAAATGAACGGCGCGGTCAAAAAGTTAGTTGATTTGCAAACCCGATTAGTGAATCAACTGGTTGCAGACGGCGAAAAGTTAGCCGAAGCCGGAGATGAAAAAGAAGCCGGAAAAAAATTCTTGATGGCAATGCGAGGAGCACCGAAAAACAAACGTTTGATGAAAGCCATGAAGGAAGAGGGCATTGCCGCTTTAATTCAAGGAACCGAAAATGAATACCTTCGCGATAAGAAAATGCATGAGATCGACGAAGAGCTGTATTTTGCTATCGACGAAAAAAATCATTCCATCGATCTCACTGAAAAAGGTCGAAACACGCTTTCACCATCGAATCCGGAAACGTTCGTGATCCCGGATCTTTCCGATGAAATCATCAAGATTGACACGAATTCAGGTTTGAGTGATCACGAAAAAGTTATCAAGAAAGACGAATTGGGAAAATTATATTCCGAACGCAGCGATCGTATCCATAGTATGGAGAAATTACTGACGGCATATTCACTTTATGAAAAAGACGTCGAATATGTTGTGCAGGACGGAAAAGTTCAAATCGTTGACGAATTTACAGGACGTATCCTTTCCGGCCGGCGTTACAGCGACGGTTTGCATCAGGCGATTGAAGCTAAAGAAGGCGTCAAAGTCGAACGCGATACTCAAACGCTTGCGACAATTACGTTACAAAATTATTTTCGATTGTACAGCAAATTGGCCGGTATGACCGGTACGGCAGTGACTGAATCGACAGAATTCTGGGAAATATACAAACTGGATGTCACGGTTATTCCGACCAATCGAAAAATTGTCCGTGGAGATCACGAAGACCAGATTTACCGTACCAAGCGCGAAAAATATAATGCTGTGGTTGATTTAGTATCGCAAAATTGTAAAGACGGTAAACCTACGCTCGTTGGAACTACATCGGTGGACGTTTCGGAAACGCTCAGCCGTATGTTGACCCGTAAAGGCGTCAAGCACGAAGTACTCAACGCAAAACAAAATCAGCGCGAAGCTGAAATTGTCGCTAACGCAGGCCGAAAATTTGCCGTCACCATTGCTACGAATATGGCCGGTCGTGGTACGGATATTAAATTAGGCGATGGCATTAAAGAATTAGGCGGTCTGCAGATTATCGGTACAGAACGGCATGAATCACGGCGAATCGATCTACAGCTACGCGGGCGAAGCGGTCGGCAGGGCGATCCGGGTGCTTCAGTTTTCTTTATTTCCCTCGAAGATGATTTGATGCGTTTATTCGGATCGGAAAGAATTGCCCGCGTTATGGACCGGCTTGGAGCGGAAGAGGGGGAAGTCATTTCACACCGCTGGATTACGAAAGCGGTCGAACGCGCCCAAAAGAAAGTCGAAATGCGTAATTTCAGCATCCGTAAACGTTTGCTGGAATACGATAACGTAATGAATCAACAGCGCGAAATCATTTACTCACGCCGCCGTCGTGCGCTGATGAATGAAAACATTAAAACTGAATTTCTGGAAATCATGGATGAATTTATCGAGCTCTTGTTTGATAAATTTACCAATAAACAGCAACATCCGGAAGACTGGGATCTGGATGGGTTACAGGAATTTTTACTTCGTACGTGCGGTATTCAAATAAGCAAAGAAGATTTTTATTCCATCCGGTTAGAACAATTCAGTGAAAAACTCCGTTCAATTCTGGATGGACGTTATGAAACACGTGAGCAAGTATGGACTTCTGAGAATATGCGGCGCATTGAACGCATTGCTATTCTTAAAACCATCGATGAACGTTGGAAGGAACATTTGCGTGAAATGGAGGAATTCAAAGAAGGTATCCATTTACGCGGTTATGGTCAGAAAGATCCCCTGATCGAATATAAGACTGAAGGTTTTGACATGTTCATGCAACTGCTGGATCGGATCACAACCGAAGCGGTTGAATTTGTTTTCAGAGCAGAACCCGTTCAAGAGATGGAACAACAAATGATCAAGCGCGCACGCGCCATGAAAACCGTGCATGCATCATCGGATGGAATGGGCTACAGCGGTGGAGGTGAACAGGCGCAGGAACAGAAAGCACCCAGTCACACACCGGTCAAAGCTGAACAAAAAGTTGGCCGCAACGATCCATGCCCTTGCGGCAGCGGGAAAAAATATAAACATTGTCACGGCCGATAA
- a CDS encoding DUF4390 domain-containing protein, which yields MKSYSKIYFSIIIALNITATFLYGQVNAIKPFLRNDRLQFDVSLDNFFNEKVTGTILSGLPMDMSLNWVLTDGNSDILRGDRALKIHYDVWDEVFSLHNETSEKKFPSFDSLQSYMRQVQNIDITNSATLNYERTYTIRLRILIKQIGSEQERTFWEWLNDTEESSLDENSGKELHFSLSGLLQFFFGSSKSKKSGWFNSQSFKLSELPRQ from the coding sequence ATGAAATCATATTCAAAAATTTATTTTTCGATTATTATCGCGCTTAACATAACGGCAACTTTTCTATACGGACAAGTCAACGCTATCAAACCGTTTCTTCGTAATGACCGGTTACAGTTTGACGTCAGCTTGGACAATTTTTTCAACGAAAAAGTTACTGGAACTATTTTGAGCGGGTTACCTATGGATATGTCTTTAAACTGGGTATTAACTGATGGAAACTCTGACATTCTCCGAGGCGATCGCGCATTGAAGATTCATTACGATGTTTGGGATGAAGTATTTTCATTACATAATGAGACATCTGAAAAAAAGTTTCCATCGTTTGATTCGTTACAGTCATACATGCGACAGGTGCAGAATATCGATATAACTAATTCTGCAACATTGAATTATGAACGAACTTATACGATTCGATTGCGAATTTTAATTAAACAAATCGGATCGGAACAGGAGCGTACATTCTGGGAATGGCTAAACGATACGGAAGAAAGTTCACTGGATGAAAATTCCGGTAAAGAGCTTCACTTTAGTTTGTCCGGTCTGCTTCAGTTCTTTTTCGGCTCAAGCAAATCTAAAAAGAGCGGCTGGTTTAATTCTCAAAGTTTTAAATTATCTGAATTACCTCGCCAATGA
- a CDS encoding HAMP domain-containing protein: protein MIFQKLKNRLIAAFIFLSLFPAIPLSFLFQSMMEKVFNLGFSRRMELALEDGVKLSRTILQNEKKICLENTRQLMQASDVRRFLVTVTNTKIDNRTESRRLYESLKSNAFKFDGIAVRDADQLIFIYSNDNSITQVLNDRALFKDALESQIILSEYREDGQIILTGLPFLTANQKPGILLSVVQLKSDFTKQSENILAVFQFYKTFGLERDAITRSFLFAFLTVYLLIIAVSIGIAVFFSSTMTRPIQELVYGTDQISKGNWDYQIAIESRQDEIGKLTNSFNRMVLDIKQQQQRLLFLEKMSTWREIAQRLAHEIKNPLTPIQLTIQQLKDSYKGDDERYRKTLNDCYEIVQEEIESLRNLTKEFSEFARMPVLAFKSIDLTKVVRDVSALYAKIPIELLLDEIPSIEADIEAIKRVLINLLENASSVVASKNDGKIVIRLYCKGEFVHISVADNGTGIPKDLLGRIFEPHFSTKSTGMGLGLAIVKTIIEEHRGQINVESVQNLGTTFFIQLPLKHIII from the coding sequence ATGATTTTTCAAAAACTCAAAAACCGGTTGATCGCCGCGTTTATTTTTCTTTCCCTTTTTCCGGCGATTCCCCTCTCGTTTTTGTTCCAAAGCATGATGGAAAAGGTTTTCAATCTTGGCTTTAGCCGAAGGATGGAACTGGCGTTAGAAGACGGAGTCAAACTCTCCAGAACTATACTGCAAAATGAAAAAAAAATTTGCCTGGAAAATACACGTCAGCTTATGCAAGCTTCCGACGTACGCCGGTTTCTTGTCACCGTTACGAACACTAAAATTGATAATCGAACTGAATCTCGACGGCTTTATGAATCATTAAAATCAAACGCTTTTAAATTTGATGGGATTGCTGTGCGAGATGCCGATCAGTTAATTTTTATATATTCCAATGACAATAGTATTACTCAAGTATTAAACGACCGAGCATTGTTTAAGGATGCACTTGAAAGTCAAATTATACTATCGGAATACCGTGAAGATGGGCAGATTATTTTGACCGGGCTGCCCTTTTTGACGGCAAATCAAAAGCCAGGGATTTTATTGAGTGTGGTCCAACTTAAATCCGATTTTACCAAACAATCAGAGAATATCTTGGCGGTTTTCCAGTTCTACAAAACGTTCGGACTTGAGCGTGATGCAATTACACGCAGCTTTTTATTCGCATTTTTAACAGTTTATTTACTGATTATAGCCGTTTCAATCGGCATTGCCGTGTTTTTTTCTTCGACGATGACACGGCCAATTCAAGAACTGGTTTATGGTACCGATCAAATTTCCAAAGGTAATTGGGATTACCAAATCGCTATAGAATCCCGTCAAGATGAAATAGGAAAATTGACGAATTCGTTTAATCGCATGGTTTTGGATATCAAACAACAACAGCAGCGGCTGCTTTTTCTCGAAAAAATGTCCACATGGCGGGAAATCGCGCAACGGCTGGCTCATGAAATCAAGAACCCTCTCACCCCTATTCAATTGACTATTCAACAGCTTAAAGATTCATATAAAGGCGACGATGAGCGCTATAGGAAAACTTTAAACGATTGTTATGAAATTGTCCAAGAAGAAATTGAAAGTTTAAGAAATCTTACCAAAGAATTCTCTGAATTTGCCAGAATGCCGGTTTTGGCGTTCAAATCGATAGATTTAACAAAGGTCGTTCGTGATGTTTCAGCTCTATATGCAAAAATTCCTATAGAACTATTGTTGGATGAAATTCCTTCAATTGAAGCCGATATCGAAGCGATTAAAAGGGTGTTGATCAATCTTTTGGAAAACGCTTCTTCGGTAGTAGCATCCAAAAATGATGGTAAGATAGTCATCCGGTTGTATTGTAAAGGCGAGTTCGTTCATATCTCCGTTGCCGATAATGGCACAGGGATTCCAAAAGACCTGCTTGGACGGATTTTTGAGCCGCATTTCTCAACTAAATCTACCGGAATGGGGCTGGGTCTTGCAATTGTAAAAACTATTATCGAAGAACATCGCGGACAAATCAATGTTGAAAGTGTCCAGAATCTGGGTACAACTTTCTTTATCCAGTTACCATTAAAACATATTATTATTTAA
- a CDS encoding metallophosphatase family protein, protein MVIAVISDIHANLEALTRALEVIDELKADEIICLGDVVGYGPDPDACVTLIRQRCKVVLLGNHDHAALHTDAAANFNNFAKQAVLWTAEHLSAESKNYLSNLPYTYKRDNILFVHATPMNPEKWHYIFTYEEAQKHFMHFTENICFVGHTHFPGIYSNSPEAKKINKENQFIINVGSVGQPRDGNYRISFGLFDDTEWSYKHVRAEYDVTTTFNKIKNNGLPDYLAERLIQGR, encoded by the coding sequence ATGGTTATTGCGGTTATTTCGGACATTCATGCTAATCTTGAAGCATTGACACGGGCGCTGGAAGTCATTGACGAATTGAAGGCAGATGAGATCATTTGCCTTGGGGATGTGGTCGGGTATGGACCCGATCCTGATGCCTGTGTAACTTTGATTCGTCAGCGTTGCAAAGTAGTACTTTTAGGCAATCATGATCATGCGGCGTTACATACGGATGCCGCGGCCAATTTCAACAATTTTGCAAAACAAGCTGTGTTATGGACAGCAGAACATCTGAGCGCTGAGAGCAAAAATTATCTAAGTAATTTGCCTTATACATACAAACGCGATAATATTTTGTTCGTACATGCTACGCCGATGAATCCGGAAAAATGGCATTATATTTTCACGTATGAAGAGGCTCAAAAGCACTTTATGCACTTCACTGAAAACATTTGTTTCGTAGGACATACTCATTTCCCGGGTATTTATAGTAATTCTCCCGAGGCAAAAAAGATTAACAAGGAAAATCAATTTATCATTAATGTTGGCAGTGTGGGGCAGCCACGCGACGGAAATTATCGTATTAGTTTTGGCTTATTTGATGATACCGAATGGAGTTATAAACACGTCCGTGCGGAATATGATGTAACGACAACTTTTAATAAAATCAAAAATAACGGACTGCCGGATTACCTGGCCGAACGCTTAATCCAGGGACGATAA